GGTGTGGTATACTCCGGATTGCCGAAGGGACCGCTCCCTTGCGGTCGCGGCTGTGGATTCCGAGGGAAGCGGACCGCTCCCTTACGGTCGCGGCTCTGAGGGGTTCTTTTGGAACGGGAGAGAGCATGAACCAGCCTTCACCCCGGTCCCGACCGTCGCGCCGTCGGGCAATCCCCCCGGCCGGGCGGCGATTCCCGGCGGTCCTCCCCGCCTTCCTCCTCGCCCTTCTCGTCGCCCCGCCCTGCATCGCGGCGGTGGTCTGCGTTGACGACGACAACGCCACCGGCGTCGCCGACGGGAGCGCCCTGCACCCTTACCCGACCCTCCAGGCCGCCGTGGACGCCGCGTCCGCGGGGGACGAGATCCGGGCGGCGGCGGGCGCCTACGCCCGGGTCGAGGTGCGGAGCAAGGCGCTGCGGCTGCGGGGGGGCTACGCCGGCGGTTCGGCGTCGGACTACGCGTCGGGCGCCGGCGGGGACTTCGCCACGCGGGACCCGCTCACCCGGGTCTCCCACGTCCAAGGCGACGGGGCCCATGCCACCGTGTCGCTGCAGGTGACGGACAACGACCCTTCAAGCCTGGCCGGGACCGTCGTGGACGGCTTCCGGATCACCGGGGGGACGCACGGGATCAGCTGCGGCCCCGACGGTTGGCCGGACCCCGTCGGGGTGACCCTCTCCGGCAACCGGGTGGAGAACAACGGCACGGCGGACGGGAGCGCGGGAAACCGCGGCGGGGGAATCTGGGCCACGGGGCACCAGATCCACATCGTGAACAACGTGATCCGGGACAACGTGGCCGGGCGGGCCGGCGGGCTCTTCGCGGCCGCGTCCCTCGAGGGCGGCACCGGGACCATGCTGATCGAGGAGAACCTGATCCGGGACAACCGCGGCTACGGCGACCACGGCGGGGGCGTTTGCCTGGCGGCCGGGGTCGTCACCTTCCGCAACAACGTGGTGGACGGCAACCGGGTGATGGAGAGCTACGGCTGGGGCGGGGGCCTGCTCACCTACGCCGAGGAAGCCCACCTCTCCGGCAACGTCTTCCGCAACAACTTCGCCCCCAGCTACGGCGGGGCCGTCTTCGTGGACGAGGGGGGGAAAGCCTGGCTCGACCACGAGCTGTACTACGGCAACACCACGTCCAGCAGCGACAAGGGGGGGGCCGCGCTGGCGGTGGACTCCGGCCCCGGGCCCTCCCACGCCTGGCTGGACCACTGCACCTTCGCCCTCAACACGGCCCCGGGCGCCCTGGGCGGGAACGCCGTCTTCGTGGACAACGACTCCCACGTCACCGTGAAGAACTGCATTTTCTGGGGGAACAGCACGGGCGACGTCTACGTCCGGGAAGGGTCCACCCTGCAGGCCGCCTACACCCTGTCCCTCGGGGGCCTGCCGGGGGCGGGCAATATCACCGCCGACCCGCTGTTCGCGGACCCCGCCGCCGGCGACTTCCACCTGAAATCGGCCGGCGGGCGCTGGGACCCGTCCGCGGGCGGCGGGGCCGGCGGCTGGGTCGCGGACGCCCTCACCAGCCCCGCCCTCGATGCCGCCGACCCGGCCTCGCCCTGGGCGGAGGAACCGTCACCCAACGGCGGCCGGGCCAACCTGGGCTGTTACGGCAACACGGCCCAGGCCAGCCGGACCCCCGGCGGGGCGTCCCCCTTCGACCTGAACCGGGACGGGCTGGTGAACGCGGCGGACCTGGCCCTCCTGGGCGCCTGGTTCGCCGGGAGCCTGCCCCAACTTCCCTGCGGGATCGCCTGCGCCGACGTCGATGGCAGCGGTTCGGCCGACGCCGCGGACCTCGTCGCCCTTGCCCGGGCGGTGGTGAAAACGGGCGCCTGATCTTTGCCGTCAGGCGCGCGGCGGGGACGGGGGAGGCGGCGGGCTGCCGGCGCTCTCCTCCAGGAGCCGCCGGAGGACGGGGTCGGTCAGGGGGAGGTACTCTTCCCAGGCCTCGCCCCGGGCGGGCATGGGGAAGGACGGCCAGCGCTCCTTCACGACCCGGGCGAGGTACTGGCCCATCCGCCCCATCTCCCGGAGTTGCTCCCGGACGTGGTCCCGCTGTGCCGCCCGGAGGGGCTCCCCGTCATCGACCAGGGAGCGGAGGCGGACCACGAGCTTTTCCTCCAGATCGACGTCCCCGCAGTCGATGGCCAGGTCCTCCCGCCCGAAGCCCGCCAGCAGGTTCCGGAGCCGCTCGTCCAGGGTGACGGCGGCGAAGGGAACCCCCTGCGGCATGGCGAGGACCCCGGCGTGAAACCGCGACGTGACGATCCGCGACGCGCATCGGAGCAGGGACACGGTCTCGAACATGTCGTACGCCTCGGCGCTGAAAACCGGCGCCGCTCCAAGCCGCTCCGAAAGCATCCGGCAAGACCGGTCGTCGATGAGCGAGGTGCCCACCAGGACCGGAAAACAGGGGTGTGCCTGCCGGTGGGCCCGGACGGCCCCGGCGATGGCGTCCAGGTAACGCCGGTGTTTCGCCTCAACGTCGGCCCCGGTCCGGTGAAAGGTCATCCCACCGCGATGCGCGTACCGATAGCGCCCCGTGAGGGCGTTCACCACCCACTTCCCCGGACTGCTGGACGAGGGGACCCAGTAAGGGTTGACGGGGCAGACGGCCAGGACGGGCGTGCTCCCGTCCCACCCGGCCTTCCGGAGCACGTTTTCGCCGAATGACGGCGGGCGCGGGTGGAAGGTCCAGGCGCAATCGGTCCCCAAAACGGGATTCAATCCCAGTTTCGTGAGGATGTCCATGGAGGAGGAATTCCGAACGATCAAGTGGGATTTCGGGCAGGCCCATTGGACGAAGGAGGCGATCTCCGGGTCCATCCGCCCGGCCTCCACCCCCCAGGCGAGAGAAAGGCTGCCGGCCCGGTCCGCGGCCCCGAGCAGCCCGGCGAAGGCCAGGGTCAGAACGTTGCTGAGGTTGCTCTTGAACACGGCCCCTTCCACCACCATGTTGACGTGATGGGTGCAGGCCATCTTCAGAATGAAACGGTCCATCCGGCAGTCCGCGGTCACCCGGCGGGACCCCTCGAAGTATCCCCTGGTCAGCTCGATCCCCGACCGGGTGAACATGCCCCCGGGCTTGCGGGTGCTCAGCAGCGAGACCACCTCGGTGTTCTCCCGGCCGAAGAGGTGCAGGACCTGGCGGACCGCCTCCTCCATCCGGGCGTCGGCCCCCGCGTTGCGAACACCCGAGAACCCGAACAGGAAGAACCGGAGGGGCGGCGGTTCGCGCCCGGGGCCTGACGCCGCACCGCCGGTCCGCTCGATTCGGAGAAGTTGCCGCCGAAGATGCCCAATCAAAAAACGTTCGATCCATCTCATGGCTTGAACCTTCACGGAAAGGGTCCTATAATTCCCAACTATGGGGAAACCGACCGGGAAAAGCAAGGGAATTCACGATGACCACTGACGTTGCAGAACAAGCGGCGGGAAAGGGGAAACCCCGGGTGGCCCTGGTGCTTGGGGGCGGCGGTCTCAAACCGCTGTCGGCCATCCCCCTGCTGCGCTTCCTGGACGCGCACGCCATCCGCCCCTCCCTGCTGGTCGGCTGCAGCGGGGGGGCCGGGACCCTCGCCATGTGGGCCTCCGGCTACTCCCACGAGGAAATGGCCGGCTTTTTCCGGGACAAACTGCGCCCGTCGCTGTTCCTGCGGGACTGGAAAAGCGTTGCCGCCACCTTCGGGCTGTGCAAGGCGGATTTTGGCCACAGTTTCTCCTTCTTCAAGACCGCCCCGATCTTCCGCCTCTTCCGGGGAATGTACGGGGAGCGGCGGCTCGAGGCACTGAACGTTCCCCTGGTCCTCCAGGCCACGGACTACGAAACCGGGGAGGGCGTCGAGCTGGAGCGCGGGGACCTGGTGGACGCGGTGTATGCCTCCAGCGCGGTGTACCCGTTCTTCCACCCCATCCGCCTGGACGGGCGGTTGCTCTTCGACGGGCTCTACTCGGCCCCGCTCCCGGTGCTCGCCGCCGTCCGCCGCGGGGCCGACGTGGTGATCGCCGTGGACTTCATGGAGAAGATGCAGCCCAACCCCAGGAGCTTCTACGAGGCCATGGTGCACGTCAACAAGGTGTTCACCAAGACCATCGTGGAGAGCCAGATGGCCTTCTCCATCGACATGCACCACCACGAGATCATCTACGTGAAGGTCCGTTTCGACAAGTACATCCAGCTCTGGGACGTGGGGACCTACGACCTGATCCTCGCCGCGGGGCAGCGGGCCGTGGAGGAGTTCGGCCCGGAGATCCTGGCGGTCTGCACGGACGGCCAGGGCCCCCGGGCGAACGACTGAGAGACCTCGCGGGCCCGCCGGGGTCAGGGGGGCCCCGGGGGCGCTCGCCTGTGGACGCATTCCCCCCGGAACGAAAAGCCGGGTCCCCAGGACCGGACAACAGGAGGAAAACACTATGCCACCGAGAAAGACGTCCGAGAAACCGGAGGTTTCCCTCTCCAGCACCAAGCAGCAACTGCTGGAGGCCTACGCCGAGATGAAGGCCCAGCTGGAGGACAAGGCCCGGACCGAACTCCGCCCGGAGAAGATCGCGGAGGAAAAACACCGCCGGGAGGTGACCGAGGCGGCCGACACCCTTGCCGAAGAGGGCGTCGTACCGCAGATCACCCGGCTCAAGGGGGAT
This genomic interval from Acidobacteriota bacterium contains the following:
- a CDS encoding right-handed parallel beta-helix repeat-containing protein, with amino-acid sequence MNQPSPRSRPSRRRAIPPAGRRFPAVLPAFLLALLVAPPCIAAVVCVDDDNATGVADGSALHPYPTLQAAVDAASAGDEIRAAAGAYARVEVRSKALRLRGGYAGGSASDYASGAGGDFATRDPLTRVSHVQGDGAHATVSLQVTDNDPSSLAGTVVDGFRITGGTHGISCGPDGWPDPVGVTLSGNRVENNGTADGSAGNRGGGIWATGHQIHIVNNVIRDNVAGRAGGLFAAASLEGGTGTMLIEENLIRDNRGYGDHGGGVCLAAGVVTFRNNVVDGNRVMESYGWGGGLLTYAEEAHLSGNVFRNNFAPSYGGAVFVDEGGKAWLDHELYYGNTTSSSDKGGAALAVDSGPGPSHAWLDHCTFALNTAPGALGGNAVFVDNDSHVTVKNCIFWGNSTGDVYVREGSTLQAAYTLSLGGLPGAGNITADPLFADPAAGDFHLKSAGGRWDPSAGGGAGGWVADALTSPALDAADPASPWAEEPSPNGGRANLGCYGNTAQASRTPGGASPFDLNRDGLVNAADLALLGAWFAGSLPQLPCGIACADVDGSGSADAADLVALARAVVKTGA
- a CDS encoding polysaccharide pyruvyl transferase family protein gives rise to the protein MRWIERFLIGHLRRQLLRIERTGGAASGPGREPPPLRFFLFGFSGVRNAGADARMEEAVRQVLHLFGRENTEVVSLLSTRKPGGMFTRSGIELTRGYFEGSRRVTADCRMDRFILKMACTHHVNMVVEGAVFKSNLSNVLTLAFAGLLGAADRAGSLSLAWGVEAGRMDPEIASFVQWACPKSHLIVRNSSSMDILTKLGLNPVLGTDCAWTFHPRPPSFGENVLRKAGWDGSTPVLAVCPVNPYWVPSSSSPGKWVVNALTGRYRYAHRGGMTFHRTGADVEAKHRRYLDAIAGAVRAHRQAHPCFPVLVGTSLIDDRSCRMLSERLGAAPVFSAEAYDMFETVSLLRCASRIVTSRFHAGVLAMPQGVPFAAVTLDERLRNLLAGFGREDLAIDCGDVDLEEKLVVRLRSLVDDGEPLRAAQRDHVREQLREMGRMGQYLARVVKERWPSFPMPARGEAWEEYLPLTDPVLRRLLEESAGSPPPPPSPPRA
- a CDS encoding patatin-like phospholipase family protein, translated to MTTDVAEQAAGKGKPRVALVLGGGGLKPLSAIPLLRFLDAHAIRPSLLVGCSGGAGTLAMWASGYSHEEMAGFFRDKLRPSLFLRDWKSVAATFGLCKADFGHSFSFFKTAPIFRLFRGMYGERRLEALNVPLVLQATDYETGEGVELERGDLVDAVYASSAVYPFFHPIRLDGRLLFDGLYSAPLPVLAAVRRGADVVIAVDFMEKMQPNPRSFYEAMVHVNKVFTKTIVESQMAFSIDMHHHEIIYVKVRFDKYIQLWDVGTYDLILAAGQRAVEEFGPEILAVCTDGQGPRAND